The Dehalococcoidia bacterium nucleotide sequence CTCGCTGCCGCCCGCCGAGAGAGAGCCGCTGCGGGAGCTGAGGGAACGGCTGAGGGATGCCCTGGCACAGGCCGGGATGCAGGAGGTCATCACCTATCCCCTCAGCGACCGCGAGACTCTGGCCCGAGCCCTGTCGCCCGAGGAGATGGAGTCGCATCCGCCGCTGCGCCTGGCCAATCCCATGAGCCGCGAGCTGGAGTTCCTGCGCACCACTCTGCGCGCAGGGCTACTGAGGGCGCTGGCCCGCAACCAGCGCTCGCGACCGGGCCTGGTGGCGCTGTTCGAGGTGGGCCGCGTCTTCCTTCCCCGGCCCGACGACCTGCCTCGGGAAGTGGAAATGGCGGCGGGGGTCGTTGCCGGCCCGAGGCCTGATCGCTGGGGCCTGCCCAGGGGAGAACCGGCCGACTTTTTCGACGCTAAAGGGATGCTGGAGACGGCCCTCGCCTCGCTGGGCATCGAAGCGCAGTTCGTGCCGGCCGAGCACGCCGTCTTCCTGCCCGGCAGCACCGCCGCCGTGGTGGTGGGCGGGCAGCAGGTGGGGCTGCTGGGCCAGGTCCATCCGGAGGTCGCCCGCGCCTTCGAGGTGGAGGGAGACGCCTATCTGTTCGAGTTGGATCTGGAGCGCCTTCTGCCCCATGTGCCGGGCGGGCGCCTCTACCGACCCATTTCCCGCTTCCCGCCGGTGCGGGAGGACCTGGCGGTGGTGGTGGACGCCGAGGTGCCGGCAGGGGCGGTGCGTAGCGTTATCGAGTCGTCCCCCCTGGTGGTCAGGGCAGAGCTGTTCGACGTCTACACGGGGCCGCCGGTGCCGGAAGGGAAGAAATCGCTGGCCTTCGCCGTCACCTATCAGGCCCTCGACCGCACCCCCAGCGACGAAGAGGTAGCGCGGGAGCGGCGACGGATCGTGGCCCAGCTGGAGAGGGAGCTGGGGGCGTCCTTGCGCGGCTAGCTGGAGCTGGCCAGGGCGTCCCTGGCCCTGGCCACGAGGCCGGCGAAGGTCTCGGGCTCCCGCACCGCCAGGTCGGCCAGGACCTTGCGGTCCAGCTCTATGCCCGCCCTCTTGAGCCCGTCCACCAGGCGGCTGTAAGAGAGGCCATGGAGGCGGGCAGCAGCGTTGATGCGAGCGATCCACAGCCGCCGGAACTGCCCCTTGCGGTCGCGCCGATGTTCGTACGCGTAGTAGAAGGCGTGGATCAGGGACTCGTGGGCGCGACGGTAGGAGCGGTGGCGTGCTCCCACATGCCCCTTTACCTGGGCCAGCACTTTCTTGTGTCGACGCCTCTTGTTGGTGCCCCGCTTGACCCTGGCCACTGTCCAACTTCCTCCCTGGCCCTACGAATAGGGTAGCAGCCGGCGCAGTCGCGGCACGTCGGCGTCCGAGACGGGCAGCTTCTGGGACGCCTGACGCAGAGTGGCAGGGCGCTTCTTGCGGTGCAGGTGGCTCACGTGCCCCTTGCGCCGCACGAACTTGCCGCTGCCCGTGACGTGGAAGCGATCCTTAGCGCCCGAGTGGCTCTTCAGCTTATACTTCTTCGGCTTGGGCAAGGCTCTTCTCCACCTCCCGCTTGCCGGAGGCAGCCCCTGCCTTTTGGGCGCTCTTGCGCCCGGGCGCGATTATCATGCTCAGGAACTGGCCCTCCATGACCGGCTCTCGCTCCACTACCCCGATGCCATCGAGGGCCTCTCGCACCTTCCTGAGCACTTCGTGGCCTCGCTCCGGGTGGTCCATCTCGCGACCCCGGCGGAAGCGGACAGCCACTCGCACCTTGTCGCCGCCCTCCAGCAGGCGGGCCACTATCTTGATTTTGAACTCCAGGTCGTGCTGCCCGATGTTGGGCCGCAGCCTTACCTCGTGCAGCTCGCCGCCCTTGTGGTGGCGGCGGGCCTCACGCTCCTTCTTTTCCTGCTGGTACTTCCACTTGCCGTAGTCCAGTATGCGGCATACGGGTGGGTTACCGCTAGGGTCTACCTCTACCAGGTCTAGGCCCGCCTCCCTGGCCATGGCCAGGGCTTTGGCCAGAGGCACCACCCCCTGATTGCGGCCGTTCTGGTCGATGAGGCGGACCTCCCTGGCCCGTATCCGCTCGTTTATCGGCAGCTCCTTCCGTATAGCCTCTGTCCCCCTTCCCGAGTTTTATCGGCCCGAACTATAACACATGAGCGGACGATTTACAAGCTAGGCCAGCAGCAACAGGGCCTGGCCTGGCTCCACCCTCTGCCCGGTCGCCACGTAGACTTCGCGGACGGTGCCGCCGTACTGGGCCCGCAGCTCATTGTTCATCTTCATGGACTCGATCACCAGCAGGACATCGCCTTCGCGGACCTGCTGCCCTGGCGACACCTGAACCTCCTGGACGACACCGCTCATGGGCGAAAGGACCATCCAGCCGCCGCCAGCAGCAGGCTGCCAGCCTTCGGCCTCGACTGTGGGCATCACGGGACGCCCGCTACGGGCCGTCTGGACGTGGACGGCGTAGCGACGGAAGCCTATGGTGACCTCGTAGCCGCCGGCGCGGGGTTCGGCGTAGGCCTCGAAGGGGCGACCGTCCACCTCCAGGAGGTAGAGCGGCTGGGACCCGACCCCCACCTGCTCCAGGCGCAGCCGGTGCCAGTGGCCGTTCAGGGCAGCCCGCAACCCGTCCGGTCCCTCCTCCACCTCCACCTCGTAGATGTCGCGGCCCAGGCGGACTAGGTATTTCTCCGCCACAGGCTCCGCTCCCCTATCAGGTGGTGGCCGTGGCGCGCCTGGAACCGCCTCCACCCCAGGCGCCAGCCGCCACCCGAATCGACGACCACGGGCCTCGGGCTGGCCCTCCGGCTATGGGCCAGCAGGGCAGCCAGCAGCACGGCTGCCCGCTCCTCATCGCCGCGCTCGGCACGGGGACGATAGTGCTTCTCCACGTAACGGGTGTCCAGCCGCCCGGCGACGAAACGGGGATCCTCCAGGACCTGCAGGTGGAAGGGGATATTGGTGCTGATGCCCACGATCTTGAACTCGCGCAGCGCCCTCCTCATACGGGCGATGGCCTGGCGACGGTCGCGACCCCATGTCACCAGCTTGGCCACCAGAGGGTCGTAGTAGTAGGTGACCTCCATGCCATCGTAGAGGGCGCTGTCCACCCGCACGCCGGGGCCGCCGGGCACACTGACATAGGTAACGGTGCCCACCGAGGGCAGGAAGTTCTGGAAGGGGTCCTCGGCAGTGATGCGGCACTCGATGGCCCACCCGCGCAGGCGGATGTCCTCCTGACGGTAGGGCAGACGCTCGCCAGCCGCCACCAGGATCTGGTCGGCCACCAGGTCGACCCCCGTCACCATCTCGGTGACGGGGTGCTCCACCTGGAGGCGCGTGTTCATCTCCAGGAAGTTGATGTTGCCCTCCTGGTCCAGCAGGAACTCCAGAGTGCCCACGCT carries:
- the infC gene encoding translation initiation factor IF-3, coding for MRKELPINERIRAREVRLIDQNGRNQGVVPLAKALAMAREAGLDLVEVDPSGNPPVCRILDYGKWKYQQEKKEREARRHHKGGELHEVRLRPNIGQHDLEFKIKIVARLLEGGDKVRVAVRFRRGREMDHPERGHEVLRKVREALDGIGVVEREPVMEGQFLSMIIAPGRKSAQKAGAASGKREVEKSLAQAEEV
- the rpmI gene encoding 50S ribosomal protein L35, yielding MPKPKKYKLKSHSGAKDRFHVTGSGKFVRRKGHVSHLHRKKRPATLRQASQKLPVSDADVPRLRRLLPYS
- a CDS encoding biotin/lipoyl-binding protein; this translates as MAEKYLVRLGRDIYEVEVEEGPDGLRAALNGHWHRLRLEQVGVGSQPLYLLEVDGRPFEAYAEPRAGGYEVTIGFRRYAVHVQTARSGRPVMPTVEAEGWQPAAGGGWMVLSPMSGVVQEVQVSPGQQVREGDVLLVIESMKMNNELRAQYGGTVREVYVATGQRVEPGQALLLLA
- the rplT gene encoding 50S ribosomal protein L20, encoding MARVKRGTNKRRRHKKVLAQVKGHVGARHRSYRRAHESLIHAFYYAYEHRRDRKGQFRRLWIARINAAARLHGLSYSRLVDGLKRAGIELDRKVLADLAVREPETFAGLVARARDALASSS